A genome region from Microcella alkaliphila includes the following:
- a CDS encoding HU family DNA-binding protein — MNRSELVAAVAAESGLSQADVNRVLDGLFSTVSGAVASGTKVSIPGWLSFERTSRAARTGRNPQTGETIQIAASNGVKVSAGSKLKAAVK; from the coding sequence ATGAACCGTTCCGAGCTCGTCGCCGCTGTGGCTGCTGAGTCGGGCCTGAGCCAGGCTGACGTCAACCGCGTCCTCGATGGTCTGTTCTCGACCGTCTCCGGCGCTGTCGCCAGTGGCACCAAGGTCTCCATCCCCGGCTGGCTGTCGTTCGAGCGCACGTCGCGTGCCGCTCGTACCGGCCGCAACCCGCAGACCGGTGAGACCATCCAGATCGCCGCGTCGAACGGCGTCAAGGTCAGCGCCGGCAGCAAGCTGAAGGCTGCCGTCAAGTAA
- the rpsN gene encoding 30S ribosomal protein S14 — MAKKSKIARNEQRKVIVERYAAKRLELKKALVDPNGTDESREAARKALQKLPRDASPVRLRSRDAIDGRPRGVLSKYGISRVRFRDMAHRGELPGITKSSW, encoded by the coding sequence ATGGCGAAGAAGAGCAAGATCGCGCGCAACGAGCAGCGCAAGGTGATCGTCGAGCGGTACGCCGCGAAGCGACTCGAGTTGAAGAAGGCCCTCGTCGACCCGAACGGCACCGACGAGTCGCGTGAGGCGGCCCGCAAGGCGCTGCAGAAGCTTCCGCGCGACGCGTCGCCGGTTCGTCTGCGCTCGCGCGACGCCATCGACGGCCGTCCCCGCGGTGTTCTCAGCAAGTACGGCATTTCCCGTGTTCGCTTCCGCGACATGGCGCACCGTGGCGAATTGCCCGGCATCACGAAGTCAAGCTGGTAG
- the rpmG gene encoding 50S ribosomal protein L33, with translation MAKQQDVRPIIKLRSTAGTGYTYVTRKNRRNDPDRLVLKKYDPVVRKHVEFREER, from the coding sequence ATGGCCAAGCAGCAGGACGTCCGTCCCATCATCAAGCTTCGGTCGACCGCCGGTACCGGGTACACCTACGTGACCCGCAAGAACCGTCGTAACGACCCCGACCGCCTCGTGCTGAAGAAGTACGACCCGGTTGTCCGCAAGCACGTCGAATTCCGCGAGGAGCGCTAA
- the rpmB gene encoding 50S ribosomal protein L28 yields the protein MAAVCQVTGATPGFGHNISHSHRRTKRRFDPNIQKKTYYVPSLRRNVTLTLSAKGIKVIDARGIESVVKDLIARGEKI from the coding sequence ATGGCAGCCGTCTGCCAGGTGACCGGAGCCACCCCTGGTTTCGGGCACAACATCTCGCACTCGCACCGCCGCACGAAGCGTCGGTTCGATCCGAACATCCAGAAGAAGACCTACTACGTGCCCTCGCTTCGCCGTAACGTCACCCTGACGCTGTCGGCCAAGGGCATCAAGGTGATCGACGCGCGCGGTATCGAGTCGGTCGTCAAGGACCTCATCGCTCGCGGGGAGAAGATCTAA
- a CDS encoding Fur family transcriptional regulator, translating to MKRNTWQREAVRSALGESDGFISAQALHGALRDSGTTIGLATVYRALTDLTDEGEADTLTQDGEALYRACTPDSHHHHLICRRCGATEEIAADPVEQWARQVAAEHGYTKAEHVVDIFGLCPACSRLSETPDSP from the coding sequence ATGAAGCGGAATACCTGGCAGCGCGAGGCCGTGCGCTCGGCCCTCGGCGAATCCGACGGGTTCATCAGCGCACAGGCCCTCCACGGCGCCCTGCGCGACTCGGGCACGACGATCGGCCTCGCCACCGTGTACCGGGCGCTGACCGACCTCACCGACGAGGGCGAGGCCGACACGCTCACGCAGGACGGCGAGGCCCTCTACCGGGCGTGCACTCCCGACTCGCACCACCACCACCTGATCTGCCGCCGCTGCGGGGCGACGGAAGAGATCGCGGCCGACCCGGTCGAGCAGTGGGCTCGCCAGGTCGCGGCCGAGCACGGCTACACGAAGGCGGAGCACGTCGTCGACATCTTCGGCCTGTGCCCCGCGTGCTCGCGTTTGTCGGAAACGCCCGATAGCCCGTAA
- a CDS encoding metal ABC transporter permease, with the protein MGFFERALLEAVLAGGVAGLVGTFVVLRRRAFFTTALTHATFPGAVVAAVLGVSVVLGAAVFSVLLVALMTLISRVRDQGAQVAAGVVLTFGFALGALLQSANPSLPISVESFLVGSILTVGWGDITLTAIMFAIAAVVILLRGRHLVFSTVDELGYRAAGYRPWVAEATIVALIAGTVVVIMPAIGAILAIALIVGPAVAARQLVSSTNAVLLLAPVIGAASAVAGVFLSRAFSIAAGGAITVVIALVVGACVLVGRMLRTGSGRRPAPQPSRTPRTLVGS; encoded by the coding sequence ATGGGCTTCTTCGAACGCGCGCTGCTCGAGGCGGTGCTGGCCGGCGGCGTCGCCGGACTCGTCGGAACATTCGTGGTGCTGCGCCGCCGCGCCTTCTTCACGACGGCCCTCACCCACGCGACGTTTCCCGGCGCTGTCGTCGCCGCGGTTCTCGGAGTGAGTGTGGTGCTGGGGGCAGCCGTCTTCAGCGTGCTGTTGGTGGCGCTGATGACCCTGATCTCTCGCGTCCGCGACCAGGGCGCGCAGGTCGCCGCCGGCGTCGTTTTGACGTTCGGCTTCGCCCTCGGAGCGCTGTTGCAGTCGGCGAACCCGTCGCTGCCGATCTCGGTCGAGAGCTTCCTCGTCGGCTCGATCCTCACGGTCGGCTGGGGCGACATCACCCTCACGGCCATCATGTTCGCCATCGCGGCGGTCGTGATCCTGCTGCGCGGCCGACACCTCGTCTTCTCCACCGTCGACGAGCTCGGCTACCGCGCCGCCGGCTACCGGCCGTGGGTTGCCGAGGCGACGATCGTCGCTCTCATCGCGGGCACCGTCGTCGTGATCATGCCCGCCATCGGCGCCATCCTCGCCATCGCCCTCATCGTCGGCCCGGCCGTCGCCGCCCGCCAGCTGGTGTCGTCGACGAACGCCGTGCTTCTGCTCGCTCCGGTGATCGGGGCCGCATCCGCCGTGGCGGGCGTCTTCCTGTCGCGCGCGTTCTCCATCGCGGCGGGTGGCGCGATCACAGTCGTCATCGCGCTCGTCGTTGGCGCTTGCGTGCTCGTCGGTCGGATGCTGCGCACCGGCTCCGGGCGGCGCCCGGCTCCCCAGCCCTCCCGCACTCCGCGTACCCTGGTGGGGTCATGA